The following proteins are co-located in the Acinetobacter sp. NCu2D-2 genome:
- a CDS encoding oxidative damage protection protein, producing the protein MSRQVFCRKYQQEMEGLDFAPFPGAKGQELFDTVSKQAWGEWLKHQTTLINEKRLNVFEPDAKKFLEEQREKFFSNDESLEKAEGLKPEQG; encoded by the coding sequence ATGTCTCGACAAGTTTTTTGCCGTAAGTATCAACAAGAAATGGAAGGCTTAGACTTTGCACCCTTCCCTGGTGCAAAGGGCCAAGAATTGTTTGACACTGTGTCTAAACAAGCTTGGGGCGAATGGTTAAAGCACCAAACAACGTTAATCAATGAAAAACGTTTAAATGTGTTTGAACCTGATGCTAAAAAATTCCTTGAAGAACAACGCGAAAAGTTCTTTAGCAATGATGAATCATTGGAAAAAGCCGAAGGTCTAAAGCCTGAGCAAGGATAA
- the argH gene encoding argininosuccinate lyase, with protein sequence MTTSSNSSNPSQAQTSGMWGGRFSEATDAFVAEFTASVQFDQRFYKQDIAGSIAHATMLAKVGVLTEQERDDIIEGLSAIKADIEAGNFEWRIDLEDVHMNIESRLTQRIGITGKKLHTGRSRNDQVATDIRLYVRDEIDAILKLLEKLQKGILGLAAKNTNTIMPGFTHLQTAQPVTFGHHLMAWFEMLVRDSERLIDCRKRVNRMPLGSAALAGTTYPIDRAYTAELLGFEAVAENSLDAVSDRDFGIEFNAAASLIMMHLSRMSEEMILWTSAQFKFVNIPDRFCTGSSIMPQKKNPDVPELIRGKTGRVYGDLMSLLTLMKGQPLAYNKDNQEDKEPLFDAIDTVRGSLMAFADMIPALVPNIEIMREAALRGFSTATDLADYLVKNGVAFRDAHEIVGKAVALGVQESKDLSELTLEQLQQFSDLIQADVFEKALTLEASVNARNHIGGTAPAQVEAAIQRAYARLEKLYA encoded by the coding sequence ATGACCACATCTTCTAATTCCTCTAATCCATCACAAGCCCAAACATCGGGTATGTGGGGCGGTCGTTTTTCTGAAGCGACTGATGCTTTTGTTGCTGAATTTACAGCATCTGTACAATTTGACCAACGTTTTTATAAACAAGATATTGCTGGTTCGATTGCACACGCAACCATGCTTGCAAAAGTTGGTGTGCTCACTGAACAAGAACGCGATGACATTATCGAAGGCTTAAGCGCAATTAAAGCCGATATTGAAGCGGGCAATTTCGAATGGCGCATTGATTTAGAAGATGTGCACATGAATATTGAGTCACGTTTGACTCAACGTATTGGCATCACAGGTAAGAAACTACACACTGGTCGTAGCCGTAACGACCAAGTGGCAACAGACATCCGTTTATATGTACGTGATGAAATTGATGCCATCTTAAAATTATTGGAAAAACTTCAAAAAGGTATTTTGGGCTTAGCTGCAAAAAATACCAATACGATTATGCCGGGCTTTACTCACCTTCAAACTGCACAGCCAGTGACATTTGGTCACCATTTGATGGCTTGGTTTGAAATGTTGGTACGTGACTCAGAGCGTTTAATTGACTGCCGTAAACGTGTTAACCGCATGCCACTTGGTTCTGCTGCACTTGCAGGTACAACGTATCCAATCGACCGTGCCTATACTGCTGAACTGTTAGGTTTTGAAGCCGTTGCTGAAAACTCACTCGATGCAGTATCTGACCGTGACTTCGGTATTGAATTTAATGCTGCTGCATCTTTAATTATGATGCATTTGTCTCGTATGTCAGAAGAAATGATTCTTTGGACATCAGCACAATTCAAATTTGTGAACATTCCAGACCGTTTCTGCACCGGTTCTTCAATCATGCCACAAAAGAAAAACCCAGATGTACCTGAGTTAATCCGTGGTAAAACTGGTCGTGTCTATGGCGACTTAATGAGTCTACTTACACTCATGAAAGGTCAACCATTGGCTTACAACAAAGATAACCAAGAAGACAAAGAACCATTATTCGATGCAATCGATACCGTGCGTGGTTCATTGATGGCATTTGCAGACATGATTCCTGCGCTTGTACCAAACATTGAAATTATGCGTGAAGCTGCGCTTCGTGGTTTCTCGACTGCGACTGACCTTGCAGACTATCTTGTTAAAAACGGCGTAGCATTCCGTGATGCACACGAAATTGTCGGTAAAGCGGTGGCACTTGGTGTTCAAGAAAGCAAAGACTTGTCTGAGTTAACACTTGAACAGCTTCAACAGTTCTCTGACTTGATTCAAGCCGACGTATTTGAAAAAGCATTAACACTTGAAGCTTCAGTGAATGCACGTAACCACATCGGTGGTACTGCGCCTGCACAAGTTGAAGCAGCAATTCAACGTGCCTATGCACGTCTTGAAAAGCTTTACGCTTAA
- a CDS encoding sensor histidine kinase: MWSCRLNKIKSSRTKKSIANSAAIAEVSSDQSFTNLMGQKNYSYFFSQIGNWRYLLELVIAGNILAMVLSLAEAQTWQNLDATHLIQYMLYINWVLLSFASLVEASNNLLKKIKVHWAMFAGFILLQSIVLVTTVSLNVLMHFGVNFNLQTLTTEVVFHRVGMHLSFGMLLGTFCFRYLYLREQWSRQQLSELNARIQAMQARIQPHFLFNSLNSVISLISIDPDKAEQMLLNLSRLFRASFQELKLVSLKEEIELCQRYLDIEQMRLGDRLHVEWKLENKDQYSEVKIPLLTLQPLLENSIFHGVEKILTKSTISILIEILQNQTNIIITNPYTVDHKTFKKGHGIAVENVKQRLKAYYGPTMVFQTFAGEGMFTTVVQYRYK, from the coding sequence ATGTGGTCATGTCGGCTCAATAAGATCAAAAGCAGTAGAACGAAAAAGAGTATAGCAAATTCAGCGGCTATTGCCGAAGTCTCATCTGATCAATCTTTTACAAATCTTATGGGGCAGAAAAACTATTCATATTTCTTTAGTCAAATTGGCAATTGGCGCTACTTATTAGAACTGGTCATTGCAGGTAATATCTTGGCCATGGTGCTGAGTCTTGCTGAAGCGCAGACTTGGCAGAATCTCGATGCAACTCACCTCATTCAGTATATGCTGTATATCAATTGGGTATTGCTGTCCTTTGCCTCTTTGGTCGAAGCTTCAAATAATCTATTAAAAAAAATTAAAGTGCATTGGGCAATGTTTGCAGGATTTATACTGCTACAAAGTATCGTATTGGTGACGACGGTAAGTCTGAATGTATTGATGCATTTTGGGGTGAATTTTAATCTTCAAACATTAACCACAGAGGTGGTCTTTCACCGAGTGGGCATGCACTTAAGTTTTGGCATGTTATTGGGGACGTTTTGTTTTCGCTATTTATATCTACGTGAGCAATGGTCAAGACAACAGCTGAGTGAGTTGAATGCTCGGATTCAAGCCATGCAAGCGCGTATTCAGCCGCACTTTCTGTTTAATAGTCTAAATAGTGTGATTAGTCTGATTAGCATCGATCCGGATAAAGCTGAGCAGATGCTACTCAATTTATCGAGATTGTTTCGGGCCAGTTTTCAGGAATTAAAGCTGGTTAGCTTAAAAGAAGAGATCGAATTGTGTCAGCGTTATTTAGACATTGAACAGATGCGTTTGGGGGATCGGCTCCATGTGGAATGGAAACTTGAAAATAAAGATCAATACTCAGAAGTCAAAATCCCATTATTGACTTTACAACCTTTATTGGAAAATAGTATTTTCCATGGAGTTGAAAAAATTTTAACAAAGAGTACGATAAGCATATTGATTGAAATATTGCAAAATCAAACGAATATCATCATAACAAATCCATATACAGTGGATCATAAAACGTTTAAAAAGGGGCATGGTATTGCAGTTGAAAATGTAAAGCAGCGTTTAAAGGCTTATTATGGCCCAACGATGGTATTTCAAACATTTGCCGGCGAAGGGATGTTTACGACGGTGGTGCAATACCGATATAAATAA
- a CDS encoding LytR/AlgR family response regulator transcription factor, with protein MDILICDDEPLAIERLSRLVTQLGHHVVATATHGQQAIDLAHQYEPDVILLDIQMPEMDGLTCAQHLRQLEPMPAIIFCTAYDQHALDAFKSNAEGYLLKPVMQQELQQVLEHITKLTQAQMSQLKQKENMEELNISRHQIAAKTYRGVELVPVENIYYFLADQKYVTVRHKNGSVLIDETLKDLEQEFGSKFIRIHRNALVSVSYLDGLEVVSSGQYQVRCRELEERLAVSRRHLPILRERIHKL; from the coding sequence ATGGACATCCTAATTTGTGATGATGAGCCTCTTGCGATTGAGCGTTTATCACGTTTAGTGACTCAGTTGGGGCATCATGTGGTTGCAACTGCGACACATGGTCAGCAAGCCATTGATCTTGCTCATCAATACGAACCCGATGTCATCTTACTCGATATTCAAATGCCAGAAATGGATGGATTGACCTGCGCGCAGCATTTACGTCAGCTTGAGCCAATGCCAGCCATTATTTTTTGTACAGCATATGATCAACATGCTTTGGATGCATTTAAGTCCAATGCTGAGGGTTATCTGTTGAAGCCCGTGATGCAACAGGAATTGCAACAGGTATTAGAGCATATTACTAAACTTACTCAAGCTCAGATGAGCCAGTTAAAACAAAAAGAAAATATGGAAGAACTTAATATCAGCCGCCATCAGATTGCGGCAAAAACTTATCGTGGGGTGGAACTCGTTCCGGTTGAAAATATTTACTATTTTTTAGCGGATCAAAAGTATGTCACCGTACGTCATAAAAATGGCAGTGTTTTAATTGATGAAACACTCAAAGATTTAGAACAAGAATTCGGTTCAAAGTTTATTCGGATTCACCGTAATGCTTTGGTGTCGGTGAGTTATCTGGATGGACTTGAAGTTGTCAGCTCGGGTCAGTATCAGGTTCGCTGCCGTGAACTTGAAGAACGCTTAGCCGTGAGTCGTCGCCATTTGCCTATCTTGCGTGAACGCATTCATAAACTTTAA
- the hemC gene encoding hydroxymethylbilane synthase, whose translation MKTLKIATRQSPLALWQAEHIRARLEQLHADLKVELVTFVTQGDKILDTPLAKIGGKGLFVKELEAALLDGRADLAVHSMKDVPMALPEGLSLAVICEREDPLDAFVSNTYAHFDDLPQGAKVGTSSLRRKSQILKQRPDLEIIDLRGNVGTRLSKLDAGQYDAIILASAGLKRLGLAERIRHSIAPEVSLPAVGQGALGLECRANDQAVLDLILPLLHPETNACVRAERAFNAYLEGGCQVPIAGYATLQDGKIAIEGRVGSVDGTTLLKAQLKAEIDDAEELGVALAQELLAQGAGDLLKALYQ comes from the coding sequence ATGAAGACACTGAAAATTGCGACTCGACAAAGTCCGCTGGCACTCTGGCAGGCAGAACATATCCGTGCACGTTTAGAACAATTACATGCCGATCTCAAAGTCGAGTTGGTCACCTTCGTAACGCAAGGCGATAAAATCCTCGATACACCGCTTGCCAAAATTGGCGGTAAAGGACTTTTTGTTAAAGAACTTGAAGCAGCGCTCTTAGATGGTCGCGCTGATCTTGCCGTGCATTCGATGAAAGATGTGCCGATGGCTTTGCCTGAAGGGTTAAGCCTCGCAGTGATCTGTGAACGTGAAGATCCACTTGATGCATTTGTGTCAAATACCTATGCACACTTTGATGACCTCCCTCAGGGCGCAAAAGTCGGTACATCGAGCCTACGTCGGAAAAGTCAAATTTTAAAACAGCGTCCTGACTTAGAGATTATTGATCTACGCGGTAATGTGGGAACACGTTTATCCAAATTAGACGCAGGTCAATATGATGCGATTATTTTGGCAAGTGCAGGTTTAAAACGTTTAGGATTGGCTGAACGTATTCGTCATAGCATTGCGCCTGAAGTAAGTCTGCCTGCAGTAGGTCAAGGAGCACTCGGTTTGGAGTGCCGTGCTAATGATCAGGCTGTTCTAGATCTGATTCTTCCATTACTTCACCCAGAAACAAATGCATGTGTTCGTGCAGAACGTGCCTTTAATGCTTATTTGGAAGGTGGTTGCCAAGTTCCAATTGCGGGTTATGCGACTCTACAGGATGGGAAAATTGCCATCGAAGGGCGTGTGGGAAGTGTCGATGGGACAACTTTACTGAAAGCACAACTTAAAGCAGAGATTGATGATGCTGAAGAACTCGGTGTAGCGCTTGCACAGGAATTACTTGCTCAAGGTGCAGGTGATCTTTTAAAAGCGCTTTATCAATAA
- a CDS encoding uroporphyrinogen-III synthase, whose product MLFINTRPSERAASLTQALQAAQIDVLEVPLLELVKQPFSNELHGLYQQIQDAQVIVVVSPTAVNIGMEYLSQANLSLSDLKHIQWIAVGQATATCLKKYGIESHVPEVETSEGMLNLPILTALNAGACIAFWRGEGGRLFMMDHLKQLNMRVLNLVLYHRQCPMQASTVIDHHFESLNELSSFSVLITSEASWLNWLSMMKKYPQLIEKAYYLVLGSRLSAIVAAAMQPYKALGWTEIHDLQPETILQQLANVQGMS is encoded by the coding sequence ATGTTATTCATCAATACGAGACCATCAGAACGTGCTGCTTCGCTGACCCAAGCATTGCAGGCGGCACAGATTGATGTGCTTGAAGTGCCCTTGCTTGAACTGGTTAAGCAGCCATTTTCGAACGAATTGCATGGGCTGTATCAACAGATTCAAGATGCTCAAGTCATTGTTGTGGTCAGCCCAACTGCAGTAAATATTGGCATGGAATATCTCAGCCAAGCCAATCTTTCACTATCCGATTTGAAGCATATTCAGTGGATTGCCGTGGGACAAGCGACAGCAACTTGTTTGAAAAAATATGGAATCGAGAGTCATGTGCCGGAAGTGGAAACTTCCGAGGGTATGTTGAATTTACCGATTTTAACAGCATTAAATGCTGGGGCTTGCATTGCGTTTTGGCGCGGCGAGGGTGGTCGACTGTTTATGATGGATCATCTTAAGCAGCTCAATATGCGGGTTTTAAACTTGGTTTTATATCACCGCCAATGTCCTATGCAAGCAAGCACAGTGATAGATCATCATTTCGAATCTTTAAATGAGTTATCTAGCTTTAGCGTACTCATTACCAGTGAAGCAAGTTGGCTGAATTGGCTGTCAATGATGAAAAAATATCCTCAATTGATTGAAAAAGCGTATTATTTGGTTTTGGGTTCACGGCTAAGTGCGATTGTTGCAGCAGCGATGCAACCATATAAAGCTTTAGGATGGACTGAAATTCACGACTTACAGCCAGAAACTATCTTGCAGCAGTTAGCAAATGTACAAGGGATGTCATGA
- a CDS encoding acyl-CoA thioesterase, whose amino-acid sequence MKELSQYPVVYEQQVAWGDMDAFGHVNNVMYYRYIESARLAYLDHLKILDLPLFTVVLTNQCHYLKPVVYPDQLSIGVQIEELRNSAFRMHYLLFSKIQNEIVAQAEAVLVCVDKNTMQKIKIPDAIVKTIKNLESSVGNNL is encoded by the coding sequence ATGAAGGAACTATCACAATACCCCGTAGTATATGAGCAACAAGTGGCTTGGGGAGATATGGATGCTTTTGGTCATGTCAACAATGTCATGTATTACCGTTATATTGAAAGTGCACGACTAGCGTATTTGGATCATCTGAAAATTTTAGATTTGCCATTATTTACGGTAGTTTTAACCAATCAATGTCATTATTTAAAGCCTGTGGTTTATCCAGATCAATTGAGTATTGGAGTTCAAATTGAAGAACTTCGTAATAGTGCTTTTCGAATGCATTATTTACTGTTTAGTAAAATTCAAAATGAGATTGTGGCTCAGGCTGAAGCTGTATTGGTGTGTGTAGATAAAAACACCATGCAAAAAATTAAAATCCCAGATGCGATTGTTAAAACCATTAAAAATCTTGAATCATCGGTGGGGAATAATCTCTAG
- a CDS encoding H-NS histone family protein, with protein MMPDITNLSVEELKRLQAEAEALIASKKDQEIEEAYTQVLSIAEKVGLSIEQLLEYGATKRKKSSRKAVEPRYRSKTNKSDTWTGRGKQPRWLVAELEKGAKLEDFLI; from the coding sequence ATTATGCCAGATATTACAAATTTATCTGTTGAAGAATTAAAGCGTCTACAAGCTGAAGCTGAAGCACTTATTGCGTCTAAAAAAGACCAAGAAATTGAAGAAGCCTATACGCAAGTATTAAGTATTGCAGAGAAAGTTGGTTTATCAATTGAACAACTTTTAGAATATGGTGCTACGAAGCGTAAAAAGAGTTCTCGTAAAGCGGTTGAACCTCGTTACCGCAGCAAAACCAATAAATCTGACACTTGGACAGGTCGTGGTAAACAACCACGCTGGTTAGTGGCAGAGCTTGAGAAAGGCGCGAAGTTAGAAGACTTTTTGATTTAA